AGATGCATCCGTCTTTTCCTTGCTTAAGGACGACATTTCTAAGCCCTGTTTTTTTCAATCTTTTAAGAATGGCGTCTGCATCTTTGTCTCCCCACAGTTGCATCTCATCGTCATCCGTCAATAAGGCTAATTCGCTGATAGCAAATATCTGTGAATAAATGTCTTGAGCTCGACTTTCTCCACCATTACTTTCCCATAACTTAGGCCTATGGTTGGTGTCGAAAACAATCTGCTTTCCTTGTTTCGAAAGGCGGATTAATAAAGAGATGAGACACGCGCAGTCATCAACCGGAAGAATGGCCAGACTAATTCCACTGAGATAGATTACATCCATATTTTCAAGTGAAGATGCAACCTTTTGAAAGTTCTCATGCGACACCATATACTTAGCGGCTGAGTTGTCTCGCCAGTATTGAAATGAACGTTCTCCAAACTCGTCAAGTTGTATTAAATACGCACCAACTGAACGTACTGAGTCAATTAATACATTTTCAGTGTTTACACCTTCATTATTCCAAGCTTTAAGCATGTAGTTGCTTAATTTGTCGGCCCCTACCGCTGAAATGTAATTAACTTGATATTTTTCGTTATTATTTAACCGCGAAAGATAAACCGCCGCATTCAACGTGTCACCACCAAAATAATGTTTCATATTTCCAAATAGAGTGCCGTTAAACTCAGTCATACATTCGCCTATTAACGCGATATTGATTTTTTTCTGATCCATATTATTCAACCAATAGTTGTGAGTGATAGACCCATGGAATTTAATCTATCCAAGGTTAAAGTTTATTTATGTTTGGTCTGCTTATTTTTATTATCTAGATTTTTGGCTTGTTACCATCGAGTCCATTGCCGCTCGTTGACGGTTAATAATGGCGAGCGCTTCTTTTTCTGAAATAGTGCATTCAGGTGTTATAAGGGTTATCACAATGCCCGCGATCAACGCTGCAATCACGGCCGGGATCGATGGGTTCCCCCAATAATGGCTCCAATCATTGTTAGCGATAACAAAAATGGAAGTAATGGATGCAGAAATTAAGCTCGCGATTCCACCTTGCCAGTTATATCTTTTCCAAAAACGCCCCAGTATTCCAAATACGAATAGGCCCGACATTACTGTTGAAATCATCTTAGTGATATAGCCAATAATGTCATTCGAAGTGAGAGCAAATATCAACGCAACCCCGATAACCGCAACCAGCGAGAGCCGTGAATAGAGAACAACTTTGTTTCTGACAGGCACTGAACCAGTCACCATTGAATATACATCGCATAGAAGAATTGATACCCCAGCAATAGCATCAGAACTTGCACTAGACATCGTGGCAGACAATCCGGCAATCAGCACAATCAAAGCGATACCCGTCGGCAGCACTGTCGCTGCAAGGTAGGGAAAGGCAAAATTACTGTTTGCCAGATCGGGGTTGATTACATGGGCAGA
This portion of the Vibrio sp. VB16 genome encodes:
- a CDS encoding sugar kinase, which produces MDQKKINIALIGECMTEFNGTLFGNMKHYFGGDTLNAAVYLSRLNNNEKYQVNYISAVGADKLSNYMLKAWNNEGVNTENVLIDSVRSVGAYLIQLDEFGERSFQYWRDNSAAKYMVSHENFQKVASSLENMDVIYLSGISLAILPVDDCACLISLLIRLSKQGKQIVFDTNHRPKLWESNGGESRAQDIYSQIFAISELALLTDDDEMQLWGDKDADAILKRLKKTGLRNVVLKQGKDGCIYQSFIHEDFAVVGIEKSVQVVDTTSAGDSFNAGYLSGYLRGLSPRTCAQIGNQVAGVVIQHKGALIDKAHLNDVIERMNQYE